From a single Bacillus gobiensis genomic region:
- a CDS encoding GntR family transcriptional regulator — translation MAKNYSSSKPIYMQIAEQVFKQVVRGELKQGDKLPSVREMAIQTGVNPNTIQRTYSEMERMGIVETRRGQGTFLAENNQIILDLKEKMKNEATEEYVNQLKELGLTQAEMLEGLEAFLKKGNPE, via the coding sequence ATGGCTAAAAATTATTCATCGTCAAAGCCGATCTATATGCAGATTGCCGAGCAGGTCTTTAAACAGGTGGTACGCGGAGAATTGAAGCAGGGCGATAAGCTGCCTTCTGTCCGAGAGATGGCGATTCAAACCGGTGTTAATCCGAATACAATTCAGCGGACTTACAGTGAAATGGAAAGGATGGGGATCGTGGAGACTAGGCGCGGTCAAGGCACGTTTCTTGCAGAAAATAATCAAATCATTCTCGATCTAAAGGAAAAGATGAAAAACGAGGCGACAGAGGAATATGTCAACCAGCTTAAGGAGCTTGGTTTAACACAAGCAGAAATGCTGGAAGGGCTTGAAGCTTTTTTGAAAAAGGGGAATCCAGAGTGA
- a CDS encoding efflux RND transporter permease subunit, with protein MSWITKWSFKNKAAVWIMGIIILVMGIISYIRLPMEFFPSTDMPMVSVITTGQGMDANTMESEVTDPIEQALDSVKGKTNILSTSGDSFSNVQVHLEAKTDMKEAKAEVEDLLNALTLPQNVSKPTISQLNTSMIPVSYVSLSFEGSLTSENIKKSEEEIVPLFKDIEGVASVQTMGVAEDYVSVTLDETKMKESNVSVEQIMTLLQGQNLNASIGEKNIDGRSTNVKVVGQVNNIDELKNAEIVPSVPLKNIANVEIKKPEDSLTRINGEGGLILVVTKDSQSNAVTVSHKVNELSDKINEDNKGELQSNVILETADTVESSVHSMMNEVLLGALFATIVIMIFLRNLKSTFITIVSIPLSLGLTLFLLSVSGVTLNILTLGGVAVAVGRLVDDSIVVIENIFRKSQNEKFSVSMIIDATKEVGSAITASTLTTVAVFLPMGLVNGGLQDLLLPFALTITYSLLASLLVALTVVPLMSAGLLKNSKLKEHIPSKRFGSFLTWSLSHKLIVLGTAFVLFAGSIGAYMVLPKGSIAKTKNDYVVATLDYPNEVPIEDVKDGALTLEKHILEQEGVEHAYLQLGNSDDSASYGQISSPTQAQFMVTLKEGTDEEKFLQNITDEKDQYPEAQLSATGASMMGGGQTEITVDVLGDDPETLSEVALTIKDKIDGIEGIEKVTSNQEDQKTVYSFAVKPGATTTDQVVQQAGTLLNQTPIGTVEVNDQQADVKVEPLFDPKTEKDLADLPVATQTGMASISDIATLTKEEEPTNIYHKDNEQYVRVTANVDPKQVSDISAEISTAIFGNNTEEGIDLPDDTEVLVGGASADQSSDFSDMFITMLASIAIVFVIMVVTFKTIRTPIAILFSLPLAAIGAILALIITRIPVDVTSLLGALMLIGVVVTNAIVLLDRVKQNEESMSIRDSLVEAASVRMRPIIMTAVATICAMLPLLFKESESGNLVSGSLAVVVIGGLGVSTVLTLIVVPVIYELLYFKKSKRERKALEETKTRISI; from the coding sequence ATGTCATGGATTACAAAATGGTCATTTAAAAACAAGGCGGCTGTCTGGATTATGGGAATTATCATTCTCGTCATGGGGATCATCAGTTACATACGGCTGCCGATGGAATTTTTCCCTTCAACCGATATGCCGATGGTTTCTGTCATTACTACAGGACAGGGAATGGACGCAAATACGATGGAGAGTGAAGTTACCGATCCGATCGAGCAGGCCCTGGACAGTGTAAAAGGCAAAACGAATATTTTATCTACCTCTGGTGATTCCTTTTCAAATGTACAGGTACATCTGGAAGCAAAAACGGACATGAAGGAAGCTAAAGCTGAGGTGGAGGATCTGTTAAATGCATTGACCCTTCCACAGAATGTGTCTAAACCTACAATTTCTCAATTAAATACATCAATGATCCCTGTCTCATATGTATCTTTATCGTTTGAAGGCAGTCTGACAAGCGAAAACATTAAAAAATCCGAAGAAGAAATCGTTCCTCTTTTTAAGGACATAGAGGGTGTTGCATCTGTTCAAACGATGGGTGTGGCTGAAGACTATGTTTCTGTTACTTTAGACGAAACAAAAATGAAGGAAAGCAATGTATCGGTTGAGCAAATCATGACGCTTTTACAAGGCCAGAACCTAAACGCTTCCATTGGTGAAAAAAATATCGATGGAAGATCGACGAATGTAAAAGTAGTAGGGCAGGTAAATAATATTGATGAATTAAAGAATGCTGAAATTGTACCATCAGTGCCATTAAAGAATATAGCTAACGTTGAAATCAAAAAGCCGGAAGATTCGCTCACAAGGATTAATGGCGAGGGCGGACTAATCTTAGTCGTAACAAAAGACAGTCAGTCGAATGCTGTTACAGTCAGTCATAAAGTAAACGAATTAAGTGATAAAATCAATGAAGATAATAAAGGCGAGCTGCAATCGAATGTAATTTTGGAAACTGCCGATACGGTTGAGTCGTCTGTTCACAGCATGATGAATGAAGTGCTTCTTGGAGCTCTATTCGCTACTATTGTTATTATGATCTTTCTGCGAAATCTTAAATCTACATTCATTACGATCGTGTCGATCCCTTTATCTCTCGGACTTACTCTGTTTCTTTTGTCCGTCTCGGGTGTCACGCTTAATATTCTTACCCTAGGCGGAGTGGCAGTTGCCGTCGGAAGGCTCGTAGATGATAGTATCGTTGTTATTGAAAATATTTTTAGAAAGTCGCAGAATGAAAAATTTTCAGTTTCCATGATCATCGACGCGACAAAAGAAGTAGGGAGTGCCATTACAGCATCAACCTTAACAACTGTAGCAGTATTTTTGCCGATGGGGTTAGTCAACGGAGGACTACAGGACTTGCTTCTCCCATTTGCCTTGACTATTACCTATTCACTGCTTGCGTCCCTGCTCGTGGCATTGACGGTCGTTCCTTTGATGAGTGCGGGTTTATTAAAAAACAGCAAACTGAAAGAGCACATACCGTCCAAACGATTCGGAAGTTTTTTGACCTGGTCGTTAAGTCATAAACTGATTGTCCTTGGAACTGCTTTCGTCTTGTTTGCCGGTTCGATCGGCGCCTATATGGTTCTTCCGAAAGGTTCTATAGCAAAGACAAAAAATGACTACGTGGTAGCTACTCTCGATTATCCAAACGAAGTACCAATTGAGGATGTAAAGGATGGCGCTTTGACTCTTGAGAAGCATATCTTGGAGCAAGAAGGAGTAGAACATGCTTATCTTCAACTGGGTAATTCAGATGACTCTGCATCGTATGGTCAAATCAGTTCACCAACTCAAGCGCAATTTATGGTGACCTTAAAAGAAGGAACGGATGAAGAGAAATTTTTGCAAAACATTACGGATGAAAAAGATCAATACCCGGAAGCACAGCTTAGTGCTACAGGAGCTTCCATGATGGGCGGAGGGCAAACAGAGATTACGGTTGATGTACTCGGAGACGATCCAGAGACTCTGTCAGAGGTTGCGCTTACGATTAAAGACAAGATAGATGGGATTGAAGGAATCGAAAAAGTAACTTCAAATCAGGAGGATCAAAAGACGGTCTATTCATTTGCCGTAAAACCGGGTGCAACGACAACGGACCAAGTCGTTCAGCAAGCAGGTACGCTTCTCAATCAAACACCAATCGGGACAGTAGAAGTGAATGACCAGCAAGCGGACGTAAAAGTAGAGCCGCTATTCGATCCGAAAACAGAAAAAGACCTGGCAGATCTGCCGGTTGCTACTCAAACGGGTATGGCGTCCATATCTGATATCGCAACCTTAACCAAAGAAGAAGAACCGACTAATATCTATCATAAGGACAACGAACAATATGTAAGAGTTACAGCAAATGTTGATCCAAAACAGGTTTCTGATATCTCGGCAGAAATTTCAACAGCCATCTTTGGCAATAATACAGAAGAAGGGATCGATCTCCCTGATGATACGGAAGTGCTTGTCGGCGGGGCAAGCGCAGATCAATCGAGCGATTTCAGCGATATGTTTATTACGATGTTGGCTTCGATCGCAATCGTATTTGTCATCATGGTCGTAACCTTTAAAACGATTCGTACGCCAATAGCTATTCTTTTCTCGTTGCCGCTCGCTGCGATCGGTGCGATACTTGCTTTGATTATTACGAGAATTCCGGTCGATGTGACATCGCTATTAGGGGCTTTGATGCTAATCGGAGTAGTCGTGACCAATGCAATTGTATTGCTTGACCGTGTGAAGCAAAATGAGGAGAGCATGAGCATTCGAGATTCATTGGTAGAAGCTGCGTCAGTACGTATGCGGCCGATTATCATGACAGCAGTTGCCACAATCTGTGCGATGCTTCCGTTACTGTTCAAAGAATCTGAATCTGGAAATCTCGTCTCAGGAAGCCTGGCGGTTGTTGTTATCGGAGGACTTGGCGTGTCGACCGTATTAACGCTTATAGTCGTTCCAGTAATTTATGAACTGCTGTATTTCAAAAAGTCAAAACGTGAGCGAAAAGCGCTTGAAGAAACGAAAACAAGAATCAGTATATAA
- a CDS encoding amidase domain-containing protein, which yields MKEFIERTLRDRLSYLLNEKNARTIDPIFDELERKKQLFQKRQVQIVKAKMKVKLGESKFDDDGSNHVRYKVHSEYLCNDKDHLYIEEQIEERTALFYGQMLINDSKVEIPFHQPLRSDGMVMADFSRNDLGRAFTYDRLAAVQYAEKWWNKRNSAYKNFDDNCTNFISQCLHAGSAPMRGYPNRGSGWWMQNHSWSYSWTVAHSMKSFLGRSKAGLRAEKTSSPEDLSLGDVICYDFEGDGRYNHTTIVVAKDKMGMPLVNAQTYDSRMRYWSYEDSTAYTPSIKYTFYKIIDDTSKK from the coding sequence TTGAAGGAGTTTATTGAAAGGACTCTGCGAGATCGTCTTTCCTATTTATTAAATGAAAAGAATGCAAGAACGATAGATCCAATTTTTGATGAGCTGGAGCGAAAAAAACAGCTCTTTCAAAAGCGTCAGGTACAAATCGTAAAAGCGAAGATGAAAGTGAAGCTCGGGGAAAGCAAGTTTGATGACGACGGGTCTAATCACGTGAGATATAAAGTTCACAGCGAATATCTTTGTAATGATAAAGATCATTTATATATAGAAGAACAAATAGAAGAAAGAACTGCTTTATTCTATGGCCAAATGCTGATAAACGATTCGAAAGTTGAAATACCATTTCATCAACCGTTACGTAGTGATGGTATGGTCATGGCAGACTTCAGCAGAAACGATCTCGGCCGGGCATTTACGTATGATCGTCTTGCTGCTGTCCAGTACGCAGAAAAATGGTGGAATAAGCGAAATTCAGCCTATAAAAATTTTGACGATAATTGCACAAACTTTATTTCACAATGTCTGCATGCAGGAAGTGCGCCGATGAGAGGATATCCGAATCGGGGAAGCGGCTGGTGGATGCAAAACCATTCGTGGAGCTACAGCTGGACCGTTGCCCACTCCATGAAAAGCTTTCTTGGCAGATCGAAGGCAGGGCTCAGGGCGGAAAAAACGTCATCACCCGAAGATCTGTCTCTAGGGGATGTCATATGCTATGACTTTGAAGGGGACGGAAGATATAACCACACGACAATTGTCGTAGCAAAAGATAAGATGGGCATGCCGCTTGTCAACGCCCAAACGTATGATTCGCGGATGAGGTACTGGTCGTATGAGGACTCAACCGCCTACACACCATCCATTAAATATACCTTTTACAAAATCATTGATGATACGTCGAAGAAGTAA
- the queG gene encoding tRNA epoxyqueuosine(34) reductase QueG, with protein sequence MDVTKLKQEVIEYAHQIGIDKIGFASADTFESLKQRLITQQALQYESGFEERDIEKRTNPDLLLPKARSIIAIALAYPSKMKNAPRGTRTDRRGIFCRASWGKDYHHVLREKLSKLEEYLREKREDIRTKSMVDTGELSDRAVAERAGIGWSGKNCAIITPEFGSYVYLGEMITNIPFEPDTPIEDKCGTCNKCVDVCPTGALIQGGQLNAKRCIAFLTQTKGFLPEEFRSKIGNRLYGCDTCQTICPENKGKDFHLHPEMEPDPEVVKPRLKPLLTISNREFKEKFGDISGSWRGKKPIQRNSIIALAHYKDITALPELASLLKNDPRPVIRGTAAWAIGKIGGEDYTNQLNEAWMAEGDEEAKKEIEKGLKMAMNTKSSQS encoded by the coding sequence ATGGATGTTACCAAGCTAAAGCAAGAGGTTATCGAGTATGCTCATCAAATCGGCATTGATAAAATCGGATTTGCCAGTGCAGATACGTTTGAAAGCTTAAAACAGCGGCTGATTACGCAGCAAGCCCTTCAATATGAGTCCGGCTTTGAAGAACGAGATATCGAAAAACGGACAAATCCGGATCTGCTGCTTCCAAAAGCGAGATCGATTATTGCCATTGCACTTGCTTATCCTTCGAAAATGAAAAACGCACCAAGAGGAACGAGGACGGATCGCAGAGGGATTTTTTGCAGAGCCTCCTGGGGAAAGGATTATCACCACGTATTACGAGAAAAGCTTTCAAAATTGGAAGAATATCTTCGAGAAAAGCGTGAGGATATCCGAACAAAATCAATGGTAGATACGGGGGAGCTATCAGATCGGGCCGTCGCAGAACGAGCTGGAATCGGCTGGTCGGGAAAAAACTGTGCGATCATTACTCCTGAATTTGGTTCCTACGTATACCTTGGTGAAATGATCACGAATATTCCTTTCGAGCCGGATACGCCAATCGAGGACAAATGTGGAACGTGCAACAAATGTGTCGATGTATGCCCGACAGGTGCCCTGATTCAAGGCGGACAGCTAAATGCTAAGCGTTGTATTGCCTTTCTCACTCAAACAAAAGGTTTTCTGCCGGAGGAATTCAGAAGCAAAATCGGCAATCGGCTGTATGGATGTGATACATGCCAAACGATCTGTCCTGAAAACAAAGGTAAGGATTTTCATTTGCATCCAGAAATGGAGCCGGATCCTGAAGTGGTTAAGCCGCGGCTAAAACCTTTGTTAACGATTAGCAATAGAGAATTCAAAGAGAAGTTCGGGGATATTTCCGGTTCGTGGAGAGGGAAAAAACCGATTCAGCGAAACTCGATTATCGCATTAGCCCACTACAAGGATATAACCGCTCTTCCGGAACTTGCTTCTTTACTGAAAAATGATCCCCGACCTGTCATTCGCGGCACGGCTGCCTGGGCAATTGGCAAAATAGGCGGCGAAGATTATACGAACCAACTAAATGAAGCGTGGATGGCTGAAGGGGACGAAGAGGCAAAGAAAGAAATTGAAAAGGGTTTAAAAATGGCAATGAATACTAAATCAAGCCAGTCCTGA
- a CDS encoding PrkA family serine protein kinase produces MDILKKIEQYREEEQRLKWEGTFADYLEIIKENPIVAQSAHSRVYNMIKDHGIEERTGKKTYTFFDRELFGLEESLERLVEEYFHPAAKRLDVRKRILLLMGPVSGGKSTLVTILKRGLEAYSLTEQGAVYAIKGCPMHEDPLHLIPQHLREDFYQEYGIRIQGNLSPLNLMRLEEEYGGRIEDVRVERIFFSEDKRIGIGTFSPSDPKSQDIADLTGSIDFSTIAEYGSESDPRAYRFDGELNKANRGMMEFQEMLKCDEKFLWHLLSLTQEGNFKAGRFALISADELIVAHTNETEYRSFISNKKNEALHSRIIVMPVPYNLKVSEEERIYEKMISESDVKEVHIAPHTLKVAAMFSIMTRLKDPKRSDINLVKKMRLYDGESVEGFNSVDVEDLKKEYNDEGMKGIDPRYVINRISSTIIRKNMESINALDVLRSLKDGLEQHPSISTEERDRYLNFISTARKEYDDIAKKEVQKAFVYSYEESAKTLMDNYLDNVEAYCNKNKLRDPLTGEEMNPDEKLMRSIEEQIGISENAKKAFREEILIRISAYARKGKRFDYNSHERLREAIQKKLFADLKDVVKITTSTKTPDEQQLKKVNEVVARLIDEHGYNSTSANELLKYVGSLLNR; encoded by the coding sequence ATGGATATTTTAAAGAAGATCGAGCAGTATAGGGAAGAGGAGCAGCGTCTGAAATGGGAAGGCACCTTCGCTGATTATCTGGAAATTATCAAGGAAAACCCGATAGTCGCTCAATCTGCTCATTCGCGAGTTTATAATATGATAAAAGACCATGGAATCGAAGAAAGGACCGGGAAAAAAACGTATACTTTTTTTGATCGGGAGCTTTTTGGTCTTGAAGAATCGCTGGAACGGCTTGTCGAAGAGTATTTCCATCCCGCTGCCAAACGTTTGGACGTCAGAAAAAGAATATTGCTGCTTATGGGTCCGGTCAGCGGCGGAAAATCAACCTTGGTAACGATACTGAAAAGAGGGCTTGAGGCTTACTCCCTCACAGAACAAGGTGCGGTATACGCAATTAAGGGCTGCCCGATGCACGAAGATCCGCTTCATTTAATCCCGCAGCATTTGCGTGAGGATTTTTACCAAGAGTACGGAATCAGAATCCAAGGGAATTTGTCACCGCTTAATTTAATGCGCTTGGAAGAGGAGTACGGCGGAAGGATTGAAGATGTCCGAGTGGAACGCATTTTCTTTTCGGAAGATAAACGGATAGGAATTGGCACGTTCAGCCCGTCCGATCCAAAATCACAGGATATTGCCGATCTGACAGGCAGTATCGACTTTTCAACGATCGCCGAGTACGGATCCGAATCGGATCCGCGCGCTTATCGATTTGACGGTGAGCTCAATAAAGCAAACAGAGGAATGATGGAATTTCAGGAGATGCTAAAGTGTGATGAAAAATTTCTCTGGCACCTGCTTTCCCTGACTCAGGAAGGAAATTTTAAAGCGGGAAGATTCGCTTTAATCTCTGCAGATGAACTGATTGTAGCCCATACGAATGAAACGGAATATCGCTCCTTCATCAGCAATAAAAAGAACGAGGCGCTCCATTCAAGAATTATCGTTATGCCTGTTCCTTATAACTTAAAGGTGTCTGAAGAGGAACGGATTTATGAAAAAATGATTTCAGAAAGTGACGTGAAAGAGGTTCACATTGCACCGCATACACTGAAGGTTGCCGCGATGTTTTCGATCATGACTCGCCTGAAGGATCCGAAACGGTCGGACATCAATCTTGTGAAAAAAATGCGACTGTATGATGGAGAAAGCGTAGAAGGCTTTAACTCAGTAGACGTGGAAGATTTGAAGAAGGAATACAATGATGAAGGCATGAAGGGGATTGATCCGAGGTATGTCATTAACCGCATATCCTCCACGATCATCAGAAAAAATATGGAATCGATTAATGCGCTTGACGTGCTGCGATCTTTGAAGGATGGGCTCGAGCAGCATCCTTCCATTTCCACAGAGGAACGAGACCGCTATTTGAATTTTATTTCGACCGCTAGAAAAGAATACGACGACATTGCGAAAAAAGAGGTTCAAAAAGCGTTTGTCTACTCCTATGAGGAATCCGCCAAAACGTTAATGGACAATTATCTGGATAACGTGGAAGCCTATTGCAACAAAAATAAATTAAGAGATCCTCTAACCGGTGAAGAAATGAACCCGGATGAAAAACTAATGAGATCAATAGAGGAACAAATCGGCATTTCCGAAAATGCGAAAAAAGCCTTCCGCGAAGAAATCCTGATTCGTATTTCCGCCTATGCGAGAAAAGGAAAACGATTCGATTACAACTCTCATGAAAGACTGAGAGAAGCGATTCAGAAAAAGCTATTTGCCGACTTAAAAGATGTGGTTAAAATCACAACCTCAACGAAAACACCTGATGAACAGCAGCTGAAGAAAGTAAACGAAGTTGTCGCAAGGCTCATAGACGAGCACGGCTATAATTCCACAAGCGCAAATGAACTATTAAAATATGTCGGAAGCTTGCTAAATCGATAA
- the ssuD gene encoding FMNH2-dependent alkanesulfonate monooxygenase produces the protein MEILWFIPTHGDGQYLGTSHRGRTTDYTYLKQVAQAADRLGYTGALIPTGRTCEDPWLTAGALAAETRNLKFLVAVRPGLMQPSVAARMAATLDRISEGRVLINVVAGGNSKELEGDGLFLDHDERYEAADEFLDIWRSLLSGETVTYNGKHVNINDGKLLFPPVQTPHPPIYFGGSSAAGQKVAAKHTDVYLTWGEPPEQVKEKIQSVREQAEKEGRSIRFGIRLHVIVRETEKEAWQAADKLISHLDEKTIKASQKALLSTDSVGQHRMAALHQGDRTKLEISPNLWAGIGLVRGGAGTALVGDPETVADRILEYKDLGIESFILSGYPHLEEAYQFAELVFPLLPFKKGEAFAAQIRHKLTGEVIAEQKFPDKKKVSI, from the coding sequence TTGGAAATTCTTTGGTTTATTCCTACGCATGGTGACGGACAATATTTGGGTACATCTCATAGAGGAAGAACTACAGACTACACCTATCTGAAGCAAGTCGCTCAAGCTGCAGACCGGCTTGGATATACCGGGGCATTAATTCCAACTGGCAGAACGTGTGAAGATCCGTGGTTGACCGCGGGTGCTTTAGCAGCGGAAACAAGAAACCTGAAATTTCTTGTTGCAGTCAGACCCGGCTTGATGCAGCCTTCTGTAGCTGCAAGGATGGCTGCTACGCTTGATCGCATTTCAGAAGGAAGGGTCTTGATCAACGTCGTTGCAGGCGGCAATTCAAAGGAGCTGGAAGGCGACGGGTTATTTTTGGATCACGATGAACGATACGAGGCGGCGGACGAATTTCTTGATATTTGGCGGTCGCTGCTTTCAGGCGAAACGGTCACATACAATGGAAAACATGTAAATATCAATGATGGCAAGCTTCTATTTCCTCCCGTCCAGACGCCTCATCCGCCTATTTATTTTGGCGGATCTTCCGCAGCAGGACAAAAGGTAGCTGCGAAGCATACAGATGTCTACTTAACTTGGGGAGAGCCGCCCGAGCAGGTCAAGGAGAAAATTCAGTCCGTTCGTGAACAGGCTGAAAAAGAGGGGAGATCGATTCGATTCGGGATCAGGCTTCATGTCATTGTAAGAGAGACAGAAAAGGAAGCATGGCAGGCAGCGGACAAATTGATCAGTCATCTGGATGAAAAAACTATCAAAGCTTCCCAGAAAGCCCTCCTCAGTACGGATTCGGTCGGTCAGCACAGAATGGCCGCGCTGCATCAAGGAGACCGAACAAAGCTTGAAATCAGCCCCAATCTTTGGGCAGGAATCGGACTCGTTAGGGGAGGAGCAGGCACAGCCTTAGTCGGCGACCCGGAAACTGTGGCAGACCGTATCCTTGAATACAAGGATCTTGGCATCGAATCCTTTATCTTATCAGGCTATCCTCACCTCGAAGAAGCCTATCAATTTGCCGAGCTTGTTTTTCCGCTCCTTCCATTTAAAAAGGGAGAAGCATTCGCCGCTCAAATCAGACACAAGCTCACAGGGGAAGTCATCGCAGAACAAAAATTTCCTGACAAGAAGAAAGTATCGATTTAA
- the yhbH gene encoding sporulation protein YhbH gives MTHEDNGHFAISQEDWSLHRKGYDDQIRHQEKVQEAIKNNLPDLVTEESIIMSNGRDVVKIPIRSLDEYKIRYNYDKNKHVGQGDGDSQIGDVVARDGAEKKQGAGKGSGAGDQSGEDYYEAEVSLMDLEEALFREMELPNLQQKERDNIVVEDIEFNDIRKTGLTGNIDKKRTMLSAFKRNAMTGNRSFYPIYPEDLKYKTWNEIVKPDSKAVVLAMMDTSGSMGVWEKYMARSFFFWMTRFLRTKYETVEIEFIAHHTEAKVVPEEDFFSKGESGGTICSSVYRKSLEIIDQKYDPARYNIYPFHFSDGDNLTSDNARCVKLVNELMKKTNLFCYGEVNQYNRHSTLMSAYKNINDEKFKYYILKQKSDVFQALKSFFYKEEAAKLA, from the coding sequence ATGACCCATGAAGATAATGGCCATTTTGCAATTTCCCAAGAAGACTGGTCCCTCCATCGTAAAGGCTACGATGATCAAATACGTCACCAGGAAAAAGTTCAGGAAGCTATAAAAAACAATCTGCCTGATTTGGTGACAGAGGAAAGCATTATCATGTCCAACGGAAGAGACGTCGTAAAAATTCCAATTCGTTCACTTGATGAGTATAAAATCAGATACAACTATGACAAAAACAAACATGTCGGGCAGGGTGATGGGGATAGTCAGATTGGTGATGTGGTGGCACGTGACGGTGCAGAGAAAAAGCAGGGTGCCGGAAAAGGATCAGGGGCAGGAGATCAATCAGGCGAAGATTACTATGAAGCCGAAGTGTCGCTAATGGATTTAGAGGAGGCTCTTTTCAGAGAGATGGAGCTCCCGAATTTGCAGCAAAAAGAAAGAGACAATATTGTTGTTGAAGATATAGAATTTAATGATATTCGCAAGACGGGGTTAACTGGAAACATTGATAAGAAACGTACGATGCTTTCCGCTTTTAAGAGAAACGCAATGACGGGTAATCGCTCGTTTTATCCGATTTATCCTGAAGATCTCAAATATAAGACGTGGAACGAAATTGTAAAGCCTGATTCAAAAGCCGTCGTTCTCGCGATGATGGATACAAGTGGAAGTATGGGTGTATGGGAAAAGTATATGGCCAGAAGCTTCTTTTTCTGGATGACCAGATTTCTTAGAACAAAGTACGAAACGGTAGAAATAGAATTTATTGCTCACCACACAGAGGCTAAGGTTGTTCCTGAGGAGGATTTCTTTTCAAAGGGAGAAAGCGGAGGTACGATTTGTTCTTCCGTTTATAGAAAATCATTAGAAATCATAGATCAAAAATACGATCCGGCCAGATACAACATTTACCCGTTTCATTTCTCGGATGGGGATAACTTAACATCAGATAATGCCAGGTGCGTCAAGCTTGTCAACGAGCTTATGAAAAAAACCAATCTGTTTTGCTACGGCGAAGTCAATCAGTATAACCGCCATTCAACTCTCATGTCGGCCTATAAAAATATAAATGATGAAAAATTCAAATACTATATCCTAAAACAAAAATCCGATGTGTTCCAAGCGTTAAAAAGCTTTTTTTATAAAGAAGAAGCCGCGAAGCTTGCTTAA
- the trmL gene encoding tRNA (uridine(34)/cytosine(34)/5-carboxymethylaminomethyluridine(34)-2'-O)-methyltransferase TrmL, with product MKILALHVVLYQPEIPANTGNIARTCAATNTTLHLIRPLGFSTDDKMLKRAGLDYWKFVNIVYHDSLNELFEANKNGQFFFITKFGQKPHTSFSYEDSSTDYFFVFGRETNGLPKEIIENNMERCLRLPMTEHVRSLNLSNTAAILIYEALRQQNYNDLI from the coding sequence GTGAAGATTTTGGCACTGCATGTGGTTTTATACCAACCAGAGATTCCTGCCAATACAGGAAATATTGCGCGTACTTGCGCGGCAACGAATACAACGCTTCATCTGATCAGGCCGCTCGGCTTCTCAACAGATGACAAAATGCTTAAGAGAGCGGGACTCGATTACTGGAAGTTTGTAAATATTGTGTATCATGACTCTCTTAACGAATTATTTGAAGCAAATAAGAATGGGCAGTTTTTCTTTATTACGAAGTTCGGTCAAAAACCCCATACTTCCTTCAGCTACGAGGATTCGTCCACCGATTATTTCTTCGTTTTTGGAAGAGAGACGAACGGTTTACCAAAGGAAATAATTGAAAACAATATGGAGCGCTGCCTGCGCCTGCCGATGACGGAACATGTAAGGTCGCTTAACCTGTCCAATACGGCTGCAATCTTAATATATGAAGCGTTGCGGCAGCAAAACTACAACGATTTGATATAG